One genomic region from Rosa rugosa chromosome 1, drRosRugo1.1, whole genome shotgun sequence encodes:
- the LOC133740717 gene encoding protein GAMETE EXPRESSED 1 — protein sequence MGDQCCYLLILLILALASAKSHSWSWFPSSEETQSTDENPSISGTSVGRFSMEGHNDDPKAIRLVEDAEKKLAGPNSCWQNAYRHLFSGCSEVHAVEAKRSRFAWHLSDCFQKDSARPPFPSCDPKSAMFKCLKTLNDDQHKVYLEFYLETNSICHQLQARAFKFETERIVNELKNSAQYAEGKLELIEEKAEHLLQGSNQISDSLNSIDLRTQQVAQTAQNVEDHIDVVLKHSAAVYEQSRKIQDSQSELQEGQVEMKKNLKEGMAMLQDSYSHLGQEIDNLKNEAVEIEKEITKVGDQMSSRMENLQVKADDIGNMAGLSLDKQKQLLDGQTTALKELDFLTKFQSEALEESRKTLQRLTEYGHRQQEELLQKQLQLQKVHDHLMENSKSMLELQESFESKQASMFAALDRLLALHNAMLLESRLIKAFFIYSISIFVIYMFTSTKRTYTVRPRLYIGLCLTLLVEVAILRLTGHDIEQQTWKINLLRSLFAATALVQLMHAIFTYRDYEVLNHQLLHTLIEKVNGIQRYQKFSWDEDSDLNWSSWLDSNLPEDEDCSEDPDYLVPEQVGDNLITASSIKEYDLRQRLH from the exons ATGGGTGATCAGTGTTGTTATCTTCTAATTCTGCTAATTTTAGCATTGGCTTCAGCAAAGTCTCACTCATGGAGTTGGTTCCCTTCTTCAGAAGAGACTCAATCTACTGATGAGAACCCTTCTATTAGTGGAACTTCAGTTGGCAGGTTTTCCATGGAAGGTCATAATGATGACCCCAAGGCAATCAGACTTGTTGAAGATGCAGAGAAGAAGTTGGCAGGTCCAAACTCTTGTTGGCAAAATGCTTATCGGCATCTCTTTTCGGGCTGCTCGGAGGTCCATGCCGTTGAAGCGAAGCGCTCAAGATTTGCTTGGCATCTGAGTGATTGCTTTCAGAAGGACTCTGCAAGGCCTCCTTTTCCTTCATGTGACCCGAAATCTGCAATGTTTAAATGCTTGAAAACTTTGAACGATGATCAGCACAAGGTGTATTTGGAATTCTACCTCGAAACCAACTCAATATGCCATCAGTTGCA GGCTCGCGCATTTAAGTTTGAAACAGAGAGAATTGTGAATGAACTTAAAAATTCAGCTCAGTATGCAGAAGGCAAGTTGGAATTAATTGAAGAAAAGGCAGAGCATCTACTGCAGGGGTCAAATCAAATATCTGATTCTTTGAATTCAATTGATCTTCGAACACAGCAAGTTGCTCAGACTGCACAGAATGTGGAAGATCATATAGATGTGGTGTTGAAGCATTCCGCAGCAGTTTATGAGCAATCAAGGAAAATCCAAGATTCTCAATCTGAGCTGCAAGAAGGACAagtagaaatgaagaaaaatttgAAGGAAGGAATGGCAATGTTGCAGGATTCATACAGCCATTTGGGACAAGAAATCGATAACTTAAAAAATGAAGCTGTTGAAATTGAAAAAGAGATAACCAAAGTCGGAGACCAAATGTCGTCTAGGATGGAGAATCTGCAAGTCAAAGCAGATGACATTGGGAATATGGCAGGGCTCTCTTTGGACAAGCAAAAGCAGCTTCTAGATGGACAAACAACAGCTCTCAAGGAGCTCGACTTTTTAACCAAATTTCAATCCGAGGCACTAGAAGAGAGCAG GAAAACCCTACAACGGTTAACTGAATATGGTCACAGACAACAAGAAGAGCTTCTTCAGAAGCAACTCCAGCTTCAAAAAGTTCATGATCACCTGATGGAAAACTCAAAGTCAATGTTGGAGTTACAG GAATCTTTTGAATCAAAGCAAGCCAGCATGTTCGCCGCATTAGACAGGCTATTGGCTTTGCACAATGCTATGCTGCTTGAATCACGGTTGATCAAAGCTTTCTTTATTTACTCTATATCAATCTTTGTTATCTACATGTTCACAAGCACAAAGCGAACATACACAGTTAGACCTCGGCTATATATCG GGCTGTGTTTGACTCTCTTAGTAGAAGTAGCAATACTTCGGCTCACAGGGCATGATATTGAACAGCAAACATGGAAGATAAACCTTCTCAGGTCTCTTTTTGCAGCGACTGCTTTAGTTCAGCTAATGCATGCAATTTTCACATACAG GGACTATGAAGTATTGAATCATCAACTATTGCATACATTGATTGAGAAGGTTAATGGCATTCAGAGATACCAGAAGTTCTCTTGGGATGAAGATAGTGATTTGAACTGGTCCTCTTGGCTGGACAGCAACTTACCAGAAGATGAAGACTGTTCTGAAGACCCTGACTACTTAGTTCCCGAACAAGTTGGGGACAATTTAATCACAGCTTCAAGTATCAAAGAATATGATCTCCGTCAACGTCTTCATTGA
- the LOC133730297 gene encoding uncharacterized protein LOC133730297: MTSNKESQKLSLFPELHGVLQIDCNEGTSIITWLASCFDILSKKNVALLLIVGWFVWKERNLRVWSNQFVSLTYLRFQIRSYDMLFQSTLATPRSTVLRGRAVWSPPPSSWLKANCDGAFDFSSKSGGVGVVLRDAMGDIVGGICLKVNFVASPDIVEAMACRAACSLAVQCLLSPIMVETDCQSKVSAIEAEGKETFFLKTCVS, encoded by the coding sequence ATGACTTCAAATAAAGAAAGCCAAAAGCTCTCTCTTTTTCCTGAGCTACATGGGGTGTTACAGATTGATTGTAATGAAGGTACGTCAATTATTACTTGGTTGGCCTCTTGTTTTGATATTCTATCTAAAAAGAATGTGGCTCTATTGCTTATAGTTGGATGGTTTGTTTGGAAAGAGCGCAATCTGAGAGTGTGGTCAAATCAGTTTGTCTCTTTGACTTACTTACGGTTTCAGATTAGATCATATGACATGTTGTTTCAATCTACTTTGGCTACACCACGTAGTACTGTTTTGAGGGGTAGGGCAGTTTGGTCACCGCCTCCTTCCAGCTGGCTTAAGGCCAACTGTGATGGAGCCTttgatttctcctccaaatcTGGTGGAGTAGGAGTGGTTCTTCGTGATGCTATGGGGGATATTGTTGGTGGAATTTGTTTAAAGGTCAACTTTGTTGCCTCTCCAGATATTGTTGAGGCCATGGCTTGTAGGGCTGCTTGTTCCCTAGCAGTACAGTGTCTTCTTTCTCCTATTATGGTTGAGACAGATTGTCAGAGTAAAGTTTCTGCTATTGAGGCTGAGGGGAAGGAGACGTTCTTCCTTAAGACATGTGTATCGTGA